TGCTGTCGGACGTGACCCGCGTGCTCTCGGAGCACCACGTGAACATCCTCTCCGCGACGGTGTCCACCTCCACCGAACGGCTCGCTCTCAGTCGGTTCGTGTTCGAGATGGGTGACACCACGCACCTCGACCGCGTCCTGAACGCCGTCCGACGCATCGACGCCGTGTACGACGTCTACCGGGTCAGCGCCGGCTGAGTCACGATCGTTGCCGCCCGACGGGGCGGGTGTGCGTCGTCTCGAGGTGACTCGTCACCCATCTGCGTGGAGGCATCGCCCGCACAGACCCGACCGAGGCGCTCGACTGTCCGTGCTCGGTGGGGGAGCCGCCCGCGTCGATCGAGGACGGCGACCGCATCGGCGCTCGTGACGCCCTGCTGAGTCGACACGTCCCGTGCGGCCGTCTCGTCCTGTGGCGTCCAGTCCTCGCGGCGTGCGAGATCGACCACGGTCCGGGCCGGCGTCGTGACCGCCACACCGTGGACGGTGACGATCTCGTCGTCGTCGATGACGACCTGTCGGATCACCGAACCCCGGCCTCGGTGTTTCACTCTCGCCGGCGACACCACCAGCCCGGAGTGGGGGAGTGGCGCCGGCCCTCG
This genomic interval from Frigoribacterium sp. Leaf415 contains the following:
- a CDS encoding type IV toxin-antitoxin system AbiEi family antitoxin, with amino-acid sequence MGFALGAGVVAAERTAAWVWGARGPAPLPHSGLVVSPARVKHRGRGSVIRQVVIDDDEIVTVHGVAVTTPARTVVDLARREDWTPQDETAARDVSTQQGVTSADAVAVLDRRGRLPHRARTVERLGRVCAGDASTQMGDESPRDDAHPPRRAATIVTQPALTR